A region of the Betta splendens unplaced genomic scaffold, fBetSpl5.4 scaffold_29, whole genome shotgun sequence genome:
gtaatacaaaaaaaaaaattaataaaaataaaaaataaataatttttgttacatttgttaCCTGCATAAATATGTATGTAACATAATCGGTTTATAAATGCATTAAGAAACTGAATTTGTTTTGTACAATTTAGGCTTGGAGGACTGTTTACATGTCAGGTTCCATTCACAGTGATAAaagctaaatattaaaaacacagataaaagctgtgaaaaacaggcagaagaaAAAAGGGAAGCTCTGTCCACAACATTACATTCTAAGAGAAATCAGAAATGTAAACCTTTGCGGATGGACTATTTAACTATAACCACTATACTAGGTTGGAGAAATACAGTTAAATCAATCCAACCATCCCCATAGCTGGGTCCGGTAGGAAATAGTACCTTAGGTTGGTTCATTTgagaaatatgaaaaagaaTCCAACCATATacagctgagggggggggggtagtcaAGCCGCCTCATCCAAAGTTGGATGAATTAATTTACTGGGCTTGtgaaaaaaaggcagaacaaaAAAGTAAAGCTCTGTCCACAATGAAGAGAATTGTGGaatgttatattattgtttcattattttgttcatttttatcttAAAAACACTGCCCAAGTAagaaggacttttattttgcctcGATTATAAGTCACTGGGTGAATTTGAGCCCGAACAGAAACAGGGTCCTGTGTTGTTTATAaacatcacacaataaataagaacattctgaaaaatgttaaaaaaacattacattctAAGAGAAATCAGAAATGTAAACCTTTGCGGATGGACTATTTAACTATAACCACTATACTAGGTTggagaaatacatttaaatcaatccaACCATCCCCATAGCTGGGTCCAGTAGGAAATAGTACCTTAGGTTGGTTCATTTGAGAAATATATGTTTCTCAATGTCCAATcttgaaagaaaaacacaatacacTAGTTGGGTATGACATTATTTATTAGTATTGGCtgcttaaaatattaatattacagctGTTCTTCGTTAGTTTAGCGTTTGAATGTTACTCATTCACAAAAGCAGAGTAAAAGCTTAAAGTAAGAAGCGTTGTCGTTTGTTGCGTGTCtaatttgtgttggtgtgttatCAAATTGATGAAGATTGTGTCTTCTTTAGCTATTGTTGTGTCTATTTGGTTGTGCTGCTTTTAGCCGCACTGTGTGCCGCTCTCAGGGCCAGACATCATTACCTACATTTACACCCACATTAACGGGTCTAACAGTCATTCAGAAGCGTTTCACGTGCCGAATCAGCAATCACAgaacaccagcagcatcagactCGTGGACTGAGCCGGCCTGGGACGATTCCATCCTGTAGCAACGGACATGGTGTCTTTGACCACTGTGAATATCTGTTACAAGGAACAAAGCAGAACCAGTCCGGCCCCAGTGACAGCATGTGAAATGATCAGATAAGAGCTGCGGGTGAGATTggagtgtgaagctgtgtgagaGGCTGGGGGGGGACCCTGTGCCGGCGtccccctgctgctgccgcctaTAAGACCGCAGGCACCCAGAGCTCAGGCCACAGAGCCATGAAGGTAAGAGCTGCTCTCACGCCGCCGCCTGGGACCTTCAACCGAGAGTGTCCGGTCCTTTGTGTGTCCTCTGCTGTACGCGTGTTTCCCTGTCAGATTCTAATTACAAAGAAAGTTATCTAATTATCTGGACATGGTAAAAAGTATGGAGACATTTCTGACAACACGGCTTTAAACCGTCCTTTTTTAATGTGACTGAAATTCCTGTACATTAGATGCTGAAAACTCTCAATGGCCCTAATGAGTTGCTGAGCGCCCCGAGTGAGATGTCTGAACTGCTCTTTAACAAAAGCCTCTAAAATCACTCCATTATTAGCACATAACAACATAATCTGAACATTGATCTTTCTATCATATAACCTGACTTTGAGTTCTGTGCTCCTCTTCAGGCGTTGTGTGCTCGCGTGTGCGTGTTCTACTACACCGTACTTCTAGCCAGCTGGCCGCTCTCCGCGGACGCAGCCAGGCTCCGCTGTGGCTCGGATCTTCTCAGCGACCTCATATTCGTGTGTGGGGACCGTGGCATCTATTTGGGTTAGTCTCACGTTCTACTCCTTCATTTGCATAACAATCACGTAGCTGTTTAATAACACTTTTAAATCCACAGCTAAATGCTGATTCATCACATTCTTAAAAGGAATATTCAAACAAACGACTGCATTGCTAGTGTTTTCCCGGTTACTGTACCCTGCCAGTTAAGAGTCACACAACAGATACGGTCATGGTCATCAGGTCCATGCAGAAAGGCCGCAGCTATTCTGAACAAGttatcaacaacaaaacatcatgTATTTACATAAACAGTAGCCTAAACACATCCGTGTTGCAGTGGGATGATGGGGACAAGCCCAGCTTTTATTAGCAACCTATTTCTATACACTTTTATAGAGTAGAAGTGGGGCTGAGCCAAGTGGACCGTTCACTGTGACCCTCTTGAGaaaactgtattattattattattattattattattattattagtctcTAATTTCTCTATCCTAATCTCCCAGATAATTAAATACACTGAACCCTTTTACCTGTTTAACTTTTCCCCGTTGTGGCCAAGGCCATTTTCTCCATCTGCTATCAGCGCGGTGCCCATCCACCACCCGCGTGCTCACCAGGACACCGTGCCTCAGCCCGCGATAGCTTCACTGTTTAAAGTCTCGTTATCGTGCTGCGGCTCAAACCAGAACCACTGGGTCCTTCTGCCGATTCTAATTAGCGCTCCTCTCCTCGGCCGATGTGTATTGATGTGAGAGTGAAAGGGGCTGACTTGTACACAGCAGAGAATAAAGGCTAAAGATGTCTGACACCTATTTCTCCACAGGTAGAGGGAAATGGTCTGGCTACGGGGCTCGGCCCAGAGGGGAGGGGATTGTGGACCAGTGCTGTCGTCCAGCCGGCTGTGAGCTCCACCATCTGGAGATGTACTGCGCTAAACCCAAGAGCCGGCAGCAAACCACAGCTTTgcccacaacaacagcagcagcaacgcagACAGATGAGGTGAGGTCCACTGTTGTTTGGCTGGTGTAACGAGTCCACAGCACAGAAGGTGGTTGTATATGAGTAGGTCAGAAACAGCAGAGATAGTGAGAGGATGGTCTGATCGGGCCACAGAGTAATGAGCCAAGACAAGCCCCGGCATCTGTCAGCCACGAGGCTGGACGTGATCTGCTGCAGACCCAGGGCCTTAAATGAACTCCTTTTCCGTGCCTTTGTCTTGCAGGATCTGCAATTCCAAGCAGTTTTTTACAGGAGACTTCTGGAGCACATGGGGCCCCCAGACAGCGCAAAGAGGGAAGCCTCCAGGAAGAAGGCTCAGCCTCCCCACCCAAGAAAGCCTCACGCCGGAGCATTAGAGCACAGAACATGAGCAGcggtcctccctccgtccttaGAATGATGCGACCCGAGTCGTGACATGGGGCCTCCTCAAGGGAGCATTTATAGATTTACTGACTGAACCTTGTGGATGTTAAGGACGTGTCTGCTAAGGAAGGATCCCAGTGACGGGGCATTTGCTGCTCATCGTTGCCGTTCAGAGGGATGAGACGGTCCAGCAGACGGGGGTGGATGCTGTCAGCTGCAGGCTGGACTCACTGCATTAGTCTCTGTGGAGCTTTTCATGCATCAGCTTGTCTGGAAGCAGATTCCTTTCCAAGCGTGTATATAAATGTGACTTTTCCTTGTGGATAAGAGCTAAATCTTGATTTTGATGTATCTGGGACTTCACTGAAGCAGATGTGTGCAGATGTTGTCACTTTAGTATTGTACAGTTTTAGCAGtgttagtattttttttatacatgctctgctctcgctgtggaaaaatacatttaaatcaatccaaccaaatatataaaataatgacGTGAATGATGAAGAATGCTATTGAAGTAATTACattgtaatacaaaaaaaataataaaaataaaaattaaataatttaaagatttttgttacatttgtcaCCTGCATAAATATGTATGTACTATAATCAGTTTATAAATTCATTAAGAAACTGAATTTGTTTTGTACAATTTAGGCTTGGAGGACTGTTTACATGTCAGGTTCCATTCACAGTGATAAaagctaaatattaaaaacacagataaaagctgtgaaaaacaggcagaacaaAAAAGTGAAGCTCTTTCCACAATGAAGAGAATTGTggaatattatattattgtttcattattttgttcatttttatcttaaaaacactgcacaagtaagaaggacttttattttgccttGATTATAAGTCACTGGGTGAATTTGAGCCCGAACAGAAACAGGGTCCTGTGTTGTTTATAaacatcacacaataaataagaacATTCTGAAAAATGTTAACAAACGTTACATTCTAAGAGAAATCAGAAATGTAAACCTTTGCGGATGGACTATTTAACTATAACCACTATACTAGGTTggagaaatacatttaaatcaatccaACCATCCCCATAGCTGGGTCCGGTAGGAAATAGTACCTTAGGTTGGTTCATttgagaaatataaaaaaagaatccaACCATATACAGCTGAGGGGAGGGGGATAGTCAAACCCCCTCATCCAAAGTTGGATTAATTAAAATTCAGTGTgaacatgaatttattttttcGTAAAATTTGGCCTTGAAGAACCTTTATAAAAGCTATAAGTTCCATCTGAACCTTTTCGCTAAGATCGTCTCAAGCGTGCAATCGTGACTGACAATTTATAGGCAAACGAGGTAGCAGCAATGGAGAACTCCACCACGGCGCTGGACTATGATACACGACAACTTCTGAAATGTCTGCTTGGTGACTTCACCGGGCTTgtgaaaaacaggcagaacaaAACTGAACCTCTGTCCACAATGAACAGAGTTGTGAAAGAATTATTGAAAGAGCAGAGTTTTGCGTACAGCGGTGGGTAACGCCTAGCTAGCTACCACTATTACTGTCATTCAGTCAGAGTGTTTTTGTAATGTGgatttttcacttttctttaaaaaaaaaagaaatgattaaaaaactTTCACTGGACGACAGAGAAGGCGATGTGAGGACGGTGGTCGCTGCAGTAGCCAGGACGGTCTTTGCCGACGGTGTGAACTGGGGCCGCGTTGCCAGTCTGGCAGCCTTCGGGACCGCAGTGTGTCTTTACTTAAAAGACAAAGGCGTAGAGAACTGCGTTGAGCAAGTAGGAGAAGAGATCTCCTCCTACTTGCTGACTAATCAGAAGGACTGGCTGATCAGCAACAACTCCTGGGTCAGTATGGCTACTAATGGGTCCAGTAAAAATCTcccttctgctctctctctctctctctctctctctctctctctctctctctctctctctctccctcttttacAAGTTTATAACATACGTTGATCATTTTCTTTTAGGATGGCTTTGTGGAGTTCTTTCGGGAGCCAGAGTCCAGATTAAGAAGCAACAGGCTTGGGACTTTTGCTGTTGGAATTGTGGCAATACTGGCCCTGTGCATTGTGCGTGTCGCTTTGTACAATTCCTAGACCCTACATGGGCTGATAATtcaaaaagagagaaaataaaaaactaaattcaaCATGTgttgtaatttttatttttttaaaacagtgtaaaatgttaTAACAAAACAAGCCGCAACCGCTTACATGTTGGTTCTAGTGGTTTATTGAACGTATGTGGAGCACAAATATggacaataacaaaacacacaccaaaATTTACACGCTCATTACAGGTTCATAGTGATTGGCTTTGATAAGAAAGTGAGCAAAGTCTGACTTGTAGATCGGGTACGAATTTTCCGTGATCACCGCCGAGGGCTTGCCGTGCGCCGCAAGCATAAAGGTGATTTCTTCCACACTCAACCATCTGTCGCGCTGCATGAGGAGATCGGTCAAACCTTCAGGGGTGTCGAGGTTGTTTAATCCCAGGTAGACACGTATGCTGCAGAGGTCTATGTTCCGCACCATGTAGTCTACGGTTTTTTGAACCAAGATTTCCCTAACTCTGCGGTCACACTGCTTTGCCTCGGCGGCTCCCAAGAGAGCAGCCACCGTGTGGAAGCCGCAGTAGTTGTCAGACAACACTCTGCTCACCTTCAAATTGTTCAGTCTGGTGTAGGCGCACAGTGTGCCCACGTGATGGCAGTTGGCTGTGCGTGCTTCACGAGGTATTTGCACAGGAATGTCTAGACCGCAGAGCGTCGCTTGCCAGGCGTTGCCGTCGTAGCACAAGGGCCCGGGAGCCCAGAGGCCTCTGTAGTGGTCATTTACAACATAATAGTTGCACCCATTGACAATCAGCTCCAGGTTGACTCCAAACAAACCACCCGCGATAGCTGCAGTCGGTATAAACTCAGCTTCTCGATCACACGCGCCAGAGCACAAGGCGTTTATATTGTTGCAAATGCCCAATGGCGTGACAGTTTCCAGGTTAAAACTTTTGACAGCCAGATGTATCATGACGGCCAGTGCTTCGGGAGTGCGAGGTTCCAACAACATCTCTGCGTTGCCGGGTGCTGCAACCCTATAGTGCATAAAGAGGACCCAGAGGGCCTCCACGAGCGTAGCGTGACGTGATGCCATAGCCTCCGTCTTGCATTTATTGAATCTGACAAGCGGAACAGTGAAGAAGCTGCTCACACTTTGCCTTGTCCGCGTCTTCACGTACACCGTGGAGGCGATGTTTGACATGCACGGGGTTTGTATCACCGGAGCTGACACACGTCGCGTTCTGTCCAAATTCTCGTCTCTCATTTCTAACAGACTTAGAAATTGGTGCGTTTGGTCAAAACCTAGCTCGTCCGAGCTCACCACAAAGAGCCCCTCGCATATGCGGCGACAGCCGTGGCGTTTGTGCGGCACGGGCATCTCCTTCTCTACCGTCTTCTCTTTTCCATGTTCCTCTCCACTTACTTTGGCATTCGTTAAAGCGGGCACTTTAACGGGGTTCTGCCCAGCCGCAGAGGCGCCGCTCTCCCACCGGACTTCCGCGCGCAGaggctccgtctctgtctgaccGTCTTCGCTGCTTCCTTCGGTTGGGACGTCTGCTGAGGAGGGAACCTGGGCTAGCTGGTCCACCTCCCGGTCTAAATCTACAAAGGTGTCGTTTGGTTCTGGTTGCATGGCCACGCGTAACACCTCATCGATGTGGGGTTTGCAGAACCCGTGGAACATCAGCGTATCGCACCAGGGGTCAAATGCTCCATCCGTGGGTGCATGTGGGGCTTGAGCAATGGGTCTAGCATCACCCCCGATCAACGTACCGCGGATGCTGCTGTGAAGTCCCTGTGCCAAATTGCCGAGGTAGGGAAATGGAGCTCTGAGTTGCAACCCACACTCTTTGAAGAACCAGACGTCTCGGCTCTCTATGGCGCTTTTGATGCTGCCTGGAATGACTTCCAGTTTTTTGGCATAAGGCAGCTGCGCTAGGAACTCGGGAACGTAGATCTCTGCAACGCGCCGGATGGTGTTCGCGTGGAGCAGGTTGCCAAACACTGCCTGTAGAGCTCCTACAATCTCTCTGCTGTCAAAATCAACAACTTGGTAGTCGCCTGAAGAGCTCCCTGTCGCCCTTTTGAGCGTTAGCGCCGCGCACAGATGTTTGTCAGCAACCGAGCCAGTTTGGATCAATCGTTTCTTTAAAGCGGGTCGTGTGTGCACCACACAGGCGTACACAAGCACGTACCACGCAGCGAAGTACAATAGGCCCGCTGAGGTGACCCTGAGCTTGTCCTCATCGCCGCCGTGTTCCGTCTCCTTAAAGTGTCCAAACACTCGTAGCCCAGAAGCTGCGAACGCGAGGGCTGTCGTGCAGCTCACTAGTCTGTCTGGGACGCTATCGCCGTTCCCCGCGAAGCAGGGCAGAACCCCTTCGCTCAGGACACGGACCATCAGTTTCTCTTCCCACTCGCTCATGAGACTGACGTCGGCCAGAGTTTAGACCGGACCCAACAGGTGTTGTGTATAGTGATCGCGGGTGACTTTGACCATGCCACCGGCACTTGTGGGCAGAAAACGTTCCAGAGCTTCACGCCTTACGCATCTCCACCCTCTCTCGCCAGCAGCTCTAGCGTGTACACCGGGCTAGGCAACAACGGGAGGGCCGAGGGCTTTTGAACAGGGGGTAACACGCTCTGGTGGCGTTGACAAAACACGGGCCATATTCTGCCCGAGAACTCTCGCGCATCAGGGGCCTGCACCGTGAGATTGTCCAGAGCCGAGGCTGCCACTCTGGGGAAGCACGACACAAGGGCTCTCGCGCTATCTCTTCTACCTCTTGTGCCCTCACTTCCAGTACGGCGCCGGCGGTCTCCAGAAGAACGTCAACGGCGGTAACGATGTTAAATGTTCGGTCCTCCTCCCCATCCTTAGCGTTCGGGAGAACTGGAGGCTCCCGTTTTGGCGAGAATCTCGCGTTTCTATTGATGACATCCAGCAGGTCTGGGTCAGGGGCTGTATCGTCTCTCTCGTGGTTCTGATCAGACACTACGAGGTACCGGGTTTTGGAAGCGACCGGCGAGTGATCCACGGCAAACAGGACGACAAGAGCCTCCAAGACGTACGAGGTGGCTTTGCGGCACTGCTGGAATCTTATAGAGTGTGTCACAATGGACTCAGCCCAGGCCTCTAGCATCCCGTTGGCGTCGCAAGCCTCGGGGTGATGCATCTGATGCAGGAGCCAGCATAGTTGAATCACAGCTTCGTTTCGCACCAGCCAGTCGCGCTGCCGAGATGCCTCCACGGCAGCACACTCCACGAGAAAGGCACAGGAGGCCAGCAATCGCCTCATACAGTGGGAGCAAGCGACCTTGCTGATAGAGACCTTGGAGGAGCACACCGCCAGCACGGCGGACCACGGAGTGAAGCCACAGAGTCTCATCTTCTCCAAGATGGCCGTCACGACTTTGTAACCGTGCGCCACTTTCAGCGCTCTGGCGGGACACGTTGGCCAGTGAGCAAACACGGTGGAGCCCGTCCTATTCTTTGTGACACACGTCCAGTCATAAAACTCCTGGGCCCATCCCAGCGTCAGCTCATTGTTTGTCTCTCCCGCTTCCTTGCGTTCCTCAATCCAGTGCGAACGG
Encoded here:
- the LOC114850808 gene encoding insulin-like growth factor I, translated to MVDRIKREVSCVMPRIDVARIKMMTPQFNEKEFGLLVLPSKDNDIEFCAPLQALCARVCVFYYTVLLASWPLSADAARLRCGSDLLSDLIFVCGDRGIYLGRGKWSGYGARPRGEGIVDQCCRPAGCELHHLEMYCAKPKSRQQTTALPTTTAAATQTDEDLQFQAVFYRRLLEHMGPPDSAKREASRKKAQPPHPRKPHAGALEHRT